The following are encoded together in the Phycisphaerae bacterium genome:
- a CDS encoding heavy metal-responsive transcriptional regulator, with amino-acid sequence MRTQNAGQLTIGETAQSAGVATTTLRYYERKGLLSPTDRSRAGYRLYDNSAVERLEFIRAAQAVGFTLDDIRALLQLNGDSPCKQVQALIGRRMAEVDEKLADLRRVRATLADALERCRKSKKGCAVVADLKRKRGIRRSN; translated from the coding sequence ATGAGAACGCAAAACGCGGGACAACTAACCATCGGCGAGACAGCCCAATCGGCGGGCGTGGCCACCACGACGCTGAGGTACTACGAGCGCAAGGGGCTCCTTTCGCCGACCGACCGCAGCCGGGCGGGCTACCGCCTGTACGACAATAGCGCCGTCGAGCGACTGGAGTTCATCCGCGCGGCACAGGCCGTCGGATTCACGCTGGACGACATCCGCGCGCTACTGCAGTTGAACGGGGACTCGCCCTGCAAGCAAGTGCAGGCGCTGATCGGGCGGCGGATGGCCGAGGTCGATGAGAAGCTCGCCGACCTGCGCCGCGTGCGAGCCACGCTGGCCGACGCGCTTGAGCGCTGCCGCAAATCGAAGAAAGGGTGCGCCGTCGTGGCGGACTTGAAACGGAAACGCGGAATACGGAGATCGAACTGA
- a CDS encoding zf-HC2 domain-containing protein, protein MTCTEIKDNLGPYVDDELPPTDAQRLRAHLAQCDSCSAEVASLRELAAAIADGPATQVPPSLWTAIDRRLSGQASGTVSLRPRRRAAPAIRIAAMIALVVGLGGLAFVVRQGESTAQASTIDFGVILDALPLDPQKAFSRFLTLYKGVEISPGQARSFAPDLDFEVPAMLPGGFQRSNTYGLRFGSNPGVAARYEKSGELLVAIFHPTVHPEQFGTHKDYPCVVGDHHGHAVAVGDWRLVHVTDPVTCHCVLSRLDETELAPVLKAVAPRSKPSESSGH, encoded by the coding sequence ATGACATGCACTGAGATCAAAGACAACCTTGGTCCTTACGTGGACGATGAACTTCCGCCCACGGATGCACAGCGCTTGCGAGCCCATCTTGCTCAGTGCGACTCGTGCAGCGCCGAAGTCGCTTCACTGCGCGAACTCGCCGCCGCGATTGCCGACGGACCCGCTACGCAGGTTCCTCCCTCACTCTGGACGGCAATTGATCGGCGTCTTTCCGGGCAGGCATCGGGTACTGTCTCACTGAGGCCCCGCAGACGCGCCGCGCCCGCCATTCGCATCGCAGCGATGATTGCGCTCGTCGTGGGCTTGGGCGGACTCGCTTTCGTCGTTCGACAGGGCGAAAGCACGGCCCAGGCGTCAACCATCGACTTTGGCGTGATTCTCGATGCGCTGCCGCTCGACCCGCAGAAGGCGTTTTCGCGTTTCCTGACGCTCTACAAAGGTGTGGAGATTTCGCCTGGTCAAGCTCGTTCCTTTGCCCCCGATTTGGACTTCGAGGTGCCGGCCATGCTTCCAGGCGGTTTTCAGCGATCGAACACATATGGCCTGCGCTTCGGTTCGAATCCCGGCGTCGCCGCGCGCTACGAGAAATCCGGCGAGTTGCTCGTTGCGATCTTCCATCCCACGGTCCACCCAGAGCAGTTTGGCACGCACAAGGATTATCCCTGTGTCGTCGGTGACCACCACGGCCATGCGGTGGCGGTTGGCGATTGGCGCCTTGTCCATGTGACCGATCCGGTCACCTGCCATTGCGTACTTAGTCGGCTCGACGAAACTGAGTTGGCTCCGGTACTGAAGGCAGTCGCCCCGCGCTCGAAGCCCTCCGAATCATCAGGCCACTAA
- a CDS encoding cation transporter, with amino-acid sequence MPRCPQCGNNGSKVRRVTLVSLLRPKCREDIGDDPYHVCSTPECGTVYFGADGATAFDKTDLSVRFGLKETAPPRPVCYCFDHSIEEIHEEILQTGLSTVLDSIKTAMKGPGCRCEYMNPMGGCCLRSVQEVVEQGFRLAGREDGSARRGLGDREDCCVSGAAHKKLTDRAREDSCRTLSGAHGVEVPSRRAGVVAAGGSVLAAILSSACCWLPLVLIAFGVSAAGVAGFFEAYRLYFITGALVFLSFGFYTVYFRRATCAPDFDCAAPNRRLRAVNRIMLWTATGLVGAFVLFPNYVGYLFAAPTSQSALAPDVPLATAKFRIEGMTCDGCATGLRAALAKLPNVASVEVDYPTKTAVVRYAAGSPRAADQVVEAMIAAGYATTLLEHQ; translated from the coding sequence ATGCCGCGTTGCCCTCAATGTGGGAACAATGGAAGTAAGGTTAGGCGCGTGACGCTCGTAAGCCTGCTCCGCCCGAAGTGCAGGGAGGACATCGGGGACGACCCCTACCATGTGTGCTCCACGCCGGAATGTGGGACGGTCTACTTTGGCGCCGACGGCGCCACCGCCTTCGACAAGACCGACCTCTCTGTACGGTTCGGATTGAAGGAGACCGCACCGCCCCGTCCGGTGTGCTACTGCTTCGACCACAGCATCGAGGAAATCCACGAGGAGATACTCCAGACGGGTCTATCGACGGTGCTGGACAGCATCAAGACGGCGATGAAGGGGCCGGGTTGCCGCTGCGAATACATGAATCCGATGGGCGGCTGCTGCCTGAGGAGCGTGCAGGAAGTCGTGGAGCAGGGGTTCAGACTTGCTGGCCGCGAGGATGGGTCGGCACGACGCGGTCTCGGCGACCGCGAGGACTGCTGCGTTTCCGGTGCTGCACATAAGAAACTGACGGACAGGGCCCGCGAGGATAGCTGCCGGACATTATCTGGCGCGCACGGCGTCGAAGTGCCCAGTCGCCGGGCGGGCGTTGTCGCGGCGGGCGGGTCGGTGCTGGCTGCGATCCTCTCGTCGGCCTGCTGCTGGCTCCCGCTGGTTCTGATCGCGTTCGGTGTGTCGGCGGCGGGCGTAGCCGGGTTCTTCGAGGCGTACCGACTCTACTTCATCACGGGCGCGCTCGTTTTCCTGAGCTTCGGGTTCTACACAGTCTACTTCCGTCGGGCAACCTGCGCTCCGGACTTCGACTGCGCGGCCCCCAACCGGAGGCTGCGTGCGGTCAACCGAATCATGCTGTGGACGGCCACGGGCTTGGTCGGCGCGTTCGTGCTCTTCCCGAACTATGTCGGCTACCTGTTCGCGGCTCCGACATCGCAGAGTGCTCTCGCACCGGATGTACCCCTCGCCACGGCCAAGTTCCGTATCGAAGGGATGACCTGCGACGGATGCGCGACCGGGCTGCGCGCGGCGCTGGCCAAGCTCCCGAATGTGGCGTCCGTCGAGGTTGACTACCCGACCAAGACGGCGGTGGTTCGGTACGCCGCCGGCAGTCCGCGTGCCGCCGATCAGGTGGTTGAGGCAATGATTGCCGCTGGCTACGCCACCACGTTGTTGGAGCATCAATGA
- a CDS encoding efflux RND transporter permease subunit, whose translation MLNAIIEWSLRYRFLVIALTALVVITGAFSAAHLPVDAFPDTTPVQVQINTVAPALTPLEIEQQITFPVEQSISGLKSLKEVRSLSKFGLSQVTVIFEDGVDIYFARQLVMERLGTVDLPEGLPSPTMGPVATGLGEVFHYILTSQTRSLSELRTIQDWIVKPQLRSVSGVAEVNSWGGRERQYQVVVDPARLLKYDLTLLDVFEALRRNNMNVGGGNITRAGESLLVQGVGLLTTLEQVEEVVIKSEDGVPVYIRDLGRVVDGHEIRRGAVTYAGQGEAVLGLGFMLMGENTREVTERMKARMEEIRPSLPEDVNVTAVYDRTELVDHVLHTVQTNLVEGAILVIAVLFVFLGNLRAGLIVAAAIPLSMLFAANCMLQAGIAGSLMSLGAIDFGLIVDSSVIQIENSVRHLAHDGGKRSRIDVVRDAAIEVRKPTMFGELIIMIVYLPILTLEGIEGKLFRPMALTVIFALIGSLVLSLTLMPVLASLLLPRKPRERDPILVRAAKRVYTPALDFVLRHRVLVLSAVAIALAGGVFLGSRLGTVFIPRLSEEALVINTVRLAGVSVDESVRYGTQLEKLMLAEFPDEILHIWSRTGTAEVATDPMGLELTDVFLTLKPRDEWTRAGTQAELVEQMETVLAGMPAMRAIFTQPIEMRVNEMVAGIRSDLGIKVFGDDFEALKSIGDEIAGLLERVPGASDVTVEQVTGQPLLEIRVRQNQLARYGISAGDVLDFIASIGNLQMGEIRQGQVRFPLTVRLPDEYRTDPERVGNLLIPTASGERLPLYRLAELRITEGPSTINREWSKRRLIVQCNARGRDIGGLVKDVEERIASEVVLPTGYYVRFGGQFEHLERASRRLMIVVPLALLLIFLLLYLTYGRVMDVIRIFMTLPLAAIGGIVALHLRDMPFSVSAGVGFVAMSGVSVLGDMVFVSFLRGLMEQGRSLRDAIREAALTRIRPVLMTGLVASLGFVPMALNTGVGAEVQRPLATVVIGCVVTSTFLTLLVLPVFYSALGRDRNPQRAN comes from the coding sequence ATGCTGAATGCAATCATTGAATGGTCGCTACGGTATCGCTTTCTCGTCATCGCACTGACCGCGTTGGTCGTCATTACGGGCGCATTCTCGGCTGCGCATCTTCCGGTTGACGCGTTTCCGGACACGACGCCTGTGCAGGTGCAGATCAACACCGTTGCGCCGGCCTTGACGCCACTGGAGATCGAACAGCAGATCACGTTTCCGGTGGAACAGTCCATCAGCGGCCTGAAGTCGCTCAAGGAAGTCCGGTCGCTTTCGAAGTTCGGACTGTCGCAAGTCACGGTCATTTTTGAGGACGGCGTCGACATTTACTTTGCGCGGCAGCTCGTGATGGAGCGGTTGGGCACGGTTGACCTGCCCGAGGGCCTGCCAAGCCCGACGATGGGCCCGGTAGCGACGGGACTCGGTGAAGTGTTCCACTACATCTTGACCAGCCAGACACGCAGCCTGAGTGAACTGCGTACGATTCAGGACTGGATTGTCAAGCCGCAATTGCGAAGCGTTTCGGGCGTCGCGGAAGTCAATAGCTGGGGTGGTCGTGAGCGCCAGTACCAGGTCGTCGTCGATCCCGCCCGATTGCTGAAGTATGATCTGACGCTCCTCGACGTCTTCGAGGCCCTGCGGCGAAACAACATGAATGTCGGCGGCGGCAACATCACCAGAGCCGGCGAATCACTGTTAGTGCAGGGCGTCGGGTTGCTCACAACGCTTGAGCAGGTCGAAGAAGTCGTCATAAAGTCCGAGGATGGCGTGCCGGTGTACATACGCGACCTCGGCCGAGTCGTTGACGGTCACGAGATTCGCCGAGGCGCCGTCACCTACGCCGGCCAAGGTGAAGCGGTGCTCGGGCTCGGCTTTATGCTGATGGGCGAAAACACGCGCGAAGTCACCGAACGCATGAAGGCGCGAATGGAGGAGATTCGCCCATCGTTGCCGGAAGATGTCAACGTAACCGCGGTGTACGATCGCACGGAACTGGTCGACCACGTCCTTCACACTGTGCAGACGAATCTGGTCGAGGGCGCAATCCTCGTCATAGCTGTGCTCTTTGTTTTCCTAGGAAACCTGCGAGCCGGGCTGATTGTCGCCGCGGCCATACCCTTGTCGATGCTGTTCGCCGCCAATTGCATGCTTCAAGCGGGTATCGCGGGCAGCTTGATGAGCCTGGGAGCGATAGACTTTGGCTTGATCGTAGACAGTTCGGTCATTCAGATCGAGAACAGCGTACGGCACCTTGCACATGATGGGGGCAAGCGGTCGCGAATTGACGTGGTGCGCGACGCCGCTATCGAAGTTCGTAAGCCTACGATGTTCGGCGAACTGATTATCATGATCGTCTATCTGCCGATCCTGACGCTGGAGGGGATTGAAGGAAAGCTGTTTCGCCCAATGGCACTCACCGTCATCTTTGCCCTGATCGGATCGCTCGTGCTGTCGCTTACGTTGATGCCCGTACTCGCCAGCCTGCTGCTACCGAGGAAGCCGCGCGAGCGAGACCCCATTTTGGTTCGGGCTGCAAAGCGAGTCTATACACCGGCCTTGGACTTTGTGCTACGCCATCGCGTGCTGGTACTTTCGGCTGTAGCGATCGCACTCGCCGGTGGGGTCTTTCTGGGGTCTCGACTCGGAACGGTGTTCATTCCTCGGTTATCCGAAGAGGCGCTGGTCATCAACACGGTACGTCTGGCGGGCGTCTCAGTGGATGAGTCAGTCCGGTATGGAACGCAACTAGAGAAACTCATGTTGGCAGAGTTTCCGGATGAAATCCTGCACATCTGGTCACGAACCGGAACAGCCGAAGTTGCAACAGATCCCATGGGACTTGAATTGACAGACGTGTTCCTGACCCTCAAGCCTCGTGATGAATGGACCCGGGCCGGCACACAGGCGGAGCTCGTCGAGCAAATGGAGACAGTGCTTGCCGGAATGCCCGCGATGCGCGCTATCTTCACGCAACCCATCGAAATGCGCGTCAATGAAATGGTGGCGGGCATACGCAGCGATCTCGGGATCAAGGTCTTCGGTGATGATTTTGAAGCTCTGAAATCGATTGGCGATGAAATCGCTGGACTGTTGGAACGCGTGCCGGGCGCGAGCGATGTGACGGTCGAGCAGGTCACGGGGCAGCCCCTATTGGAAATCCGCGTGCGACAGAATCAACTGGCACGCTACGGGATTTCCGCCGGCGACGTGCTCGATTTTATAGCCTCGATCGGCAACCTCCAGATGGGTGAAATCCGACAGGGTCAAGTACGATTTCCGCTGACGGTCCGACTTCCAGACGAGTATCGAACGGATCCAGAGCGGGTCGGCAACCTGCTGATTCCTACTGCGTCGGGCGAGCGCCTGCCGCTGTATCGGCTTGCAGAATTACGCATCACGGAAGGGCCGTCCACCATCAACCGCGAATGGAGCAAACGCCGCCTTATCGTGCAGTGCAACGCCCGTGGTAGAGATATCGGCGGCCTCGTGAAGGATGTCGAGGAGCGGATTGCCTCCGAGGTGGTACTCCCGACCGGTTACTACGTACGATTCGGCGGTCAATTCGAGCATCTGGAACGCGCGAGTCGTCGGTTGATGATCGTCGTTCCGCTGGCCTTGCTGCTGATATTCCTACTCTTATATCTGACCTACGGACGAGTGATGGACGTGATTCGAATATTCATGACGCTGCCCCTTGCCGCGATCGGGGGCATAGTCGCCCTACACCTTCGAGACATGCCCTTTAGCGTGTCGGCCGGCGTTGGATTCGTGGCCATGTCGGGCGTCTCGGTTCTCGGCGATATGGTGTTTGTCTCGTTTCTGCGCGGGCTGATGGAACAGGGCAGGAGTCTCCGCGATGCCATCCGTGAGGCAGCCCTCACGAGGATTCGGCCTGTTCTGATGACAGGATTGGTCGCCAGTCTCGGGTTTGTTCCCATGGCGCTGAATACCGGCGTCGGCGCGGAAGTGCAGCGGCCGCTGGCGACAGTCGTGATCGGCTGCGTCGTCACGTCGACATTCCTGACTCTCTTGGTGCTCCCCGTGTTCTACTCAGCGCTCGGGCGGGACCGCAATCCTCAGAGGGCTAACTAG
- a CDS encoding MerR family DNA-binding protein, with amino-acid sequence MERLRFIRSAQAIGFALDDIRRLLELDEAGLSACRSKVRPLLERRLAEIDRKLGDLKHVRSMLARALNRCRASSGECAVLRELRPAKKRSRS; translated from the coding sequence GTGGAGCGGCTCCGATTCATCCGCTCAGCTCAAGCGATCGGGTTCGCGTTGGACGACATCCGGAGGCTGCTCGAACTCGACGAGGCCGGTTTGAGTGCCTGCCGATCCAAAGTGCGACCGCTCTTGGAGCGCCGATTGGCTGAAATCGACCGTAAGCTGGGCGATCTAAAGCACGTCCGATCCATGTTGGCTCGGGCATTGAATCGATGCCGCGCCTCCTCGGGCGAATGCGCGGTGCTTCGAGAATTGCGGCCCGCGAAGAAAAGGAGTCGATCATGA
- the cadA gene encoding cadmium-translocating P-type ATPase yields the protein MDCPDEIAELQQCLAVDGVDDLSFNLMQSSMTVEHDPARIDVDEIIRRVRTTGMKASVLEDSSTGPNDARAPSPKGPFWMAVTSAAAAAIGAALSLFPASMILHAPWPAAIAYTLAIAAAWRFVLPKAWSSLRRLRLDMNVLMTVAVIGAVGLGEWLEGAAVAVLFAISHLLETWSVNRARRAIQSLMELSPERARVLQEDGSERELAVEDVEVGSRIVIRPGEKFPLDGEVVEGETTVNQAPITGESAPVDKAPGDEVFAGTVNQDGAVTVRVTKAAGDTVLAGVIRLVEQAQSRRSRSEQFVETFARYYTPAVVIGAVLLCIVPPLFFGAAWSAWFYRALVLLVIACPCALVISTPVSVVSGLAAAARNGVLIKGGEFLEAVGRTRVIAIDKTGTLTHGKPVVQEVIPLGDATEQGLLELAAAIEQRSEHSIARAIVDFANERGISPPPCHDYQAIRGKGAQATVDGTRHFLGNHRLLEEKNVCTDEIHRVMTEHEDCNHTVVGIASEKRPLGVILLADGLREEAPEAIQSLRRDGIERVIMLTGDNTGTAEAIAKECGGIEPRGELLPADKVKAVEALRHSHEHVLMVGDGINDAPALAAASVGIAMGVGGTDAALETADIALMTDDLRKLPWLLRHSRRTRRVIMQNIALSLGIKAVFLVLAVPGLANLWMAIAADMGASLLVTANGLRLLRSGFREGAALSTGIRRASGQRVE from the coding sequence ATGGACTGCCCCGACGAAATCGCGGAGCTGCAGCAATGCCTGGCTGTGGATGGTGTCGATGACCTGTCGTTCAATCTGATGCAGTCGTCCATGACGGTTGAACATGATCCCGCCCGAATCGACGTGGACGAGATCATCCGACGGGTTCGGACTACGGGCATGAAGGCATCGGTCTTGGAGGACTCATCTACGGGGCCGAATGACGCGCGAGCTCCGTCTCCCAAGGGCCCGTTCTGGATGGCTGTGACTTCCGCCGCCGCAGCGGCCATCGGCGCTGCGTTGTCGTTGTTTCCCGCAAGTATGATTCTTCATGCCCCGTGGCCGGCGGCGATAGCATACACACTCGCCATCGCCGCTGCCTGGCGTTTTGTTCTGCCCAAGGCATGGTCTTCGCTGCGTCGGCTACGCCTCGACATGAATGTGCTGATGACAGTGGCGGTCATCGGCGCGGTCGGACTCGGTGAGTGGCTCGAAGGTGCAGCCGTCGCTGTTCTCTTTGCTATTTCCCACCTGCTGGAAACATGGAGCGTCAACCGCGCGCGACGTGCAATCCAATCCCTCATGGAACTCAGTCCGGAACGGGCCCGAGTGTTGCAAGAGGATGGATCGGAGCGCGAACTCGCGGTTGAGGACGTAGAGGTTGGGAGCCGAATCGTCATCCGTCCGGGTGAAAAGTTTCCGCTTGATGGCGAAGTCGTGGAAGGCGAAACGACGGTCAATCAAGCCCCAATCACCGGCGAATCAGCTCCGGTTGACAAGGCGCCTGGTGACGAGGTCTTCGCCGGTACCGTAAACCAGGACGGCGCCGTCACCGTCAGGGTCACCAAAGCTGCCGGCGACACTGTGCTAGCAGGCGTTATTCGTCTGGTCGAGCAGGCTCAGTCTCGCCGTTCTCGATCCGAGCAGTTCGTCGAGACGTTCGCTCGGTATTACACACCGGCCGTCGTCATCGGCGCCGTACTATTGTGCATCGTGCCGCCTCTGTTTTTCGGCGCAGCATGGTCGGCGTGGTTCTACCGCGCACTCGTTTTGCTGGTCATCGCATGCCCCTGCGCCCTGGTCATTTCGACGCCCGTTTCGGTCGTGAGCGGCTTGGCCGCCGCCGCCCGAAACGGCGTGCTCATCAAAGGAGGCGAATTCCTGGAAGCCGTCGGCCGGACTCGCGTGATCGCCATCGACAAGACAGGGACGCTGACGCACGGCAAACCGGTCGTTCAAGAGGTAATACCGCTCGGCGATGCCACGGAGCAGGGGTTGTTGGAACTCGCAGCCGCGATCGAGCAACGCAGTGAACACTCGATCGCGCGGGCCATCGTCGATTTCGCCAACGAACGAGGAATCTCGCCGCCGCCTTGCCACGATTATCAGGCTATTCGCGGTAAGGGTGCACAGGCGACCGTGGACGGCACTCGTCACTTCCTCGGCAACCATCGCTTACTCGAAGAGAAAAACGTCTGCACCGACGAGATTCATCGAGTGATGACCGAGCATGAGGATTGCAATCACACGGTCGTCGGCATCGCGTCGGAAAAGCGTCCTCTCGGTGTCATCCTTCTCGCCGACGGCTTGCGCGAGGAAGCCCCGGAGGCTATACAGTCTCTGCGTCGCGACGGCATTGAACGCGTCATCATGCTGACGGGGGACAACACTGGAACGGCCGAAGCGATCGCCAAGGAATGCGGCGGAATTGAACCGCGCGGCGAGCTACTCCCGGCGGACAAGGTCAAGGCCGTCGAAGCGCTCCGACACTCGCACGAGCACGTACTCATGGTTGGCGACGGAATCAACGATGCGCCGGCACTGGCGGCCGCGAGCGTCGGCATCGCGATGGGCGTCGGGGGCACCGACGCCGCCTTGGAAACTGCCGACATCGCCCTGATGACCGACGACCTACGCAAGCTCCCCTGGCTCTTGCGCCACAGCCGTCGCACGCGCCGCGTGATCATGCAGAACATCGCCCTTTCCTTGGGCATCAAGGCGGTATTCCTGGTACTCGCGGTCCCCGGGCTGGCAAACCTCTGGATGGCCATCGCGGCCGATATGGGTGCTTCGCTGTTGGTTACGGCAAACGGCCTACGGCTGCTTCGATCTGGGTTCCGGGAGGGGGCGGCATTATCGACCGGCATTCGACGGGCGTCGGGTCAGAGGGTAGAATAG
- a CDS encoding efflux RND transporter periplasmic adaptor subunit produces MQERRWMSIVIACAIVACFSSVGCEKKADSGSGGPTSSSGDDGSGTSNGPAASALAPTLDKGWCSGHGVPESVCTRCNASLIPQFKDASDWCAEHNLPESQCTICRPEIKAEWAKLDPANAAKEKAGAASVSESGTSSLGPASSPIEPTLDKGWCGGHGVPESVCTRCNSSLIAAFKEASDWCEEHGLPESQCVSCHPEVEAEWHKLNPAASNQDQHGDSRSMGNTPDDDESRFAGKWCSEHGVPESVCTRCNSALIAGFKGANDWCGEHGLPETQCTICNPQVREKWAAMRPAATNVIDDKLKGILLERSPRILTGASDPLCQVDTLRVTFLDPSIVRKAGITVERVGRRTMSATIDVPAEIEFDATRMTRVTPLVSGVIREVPVELGSNVNVGDRLVVIDSPSLGEAKSEYIERAQNLKLAKADLERVGTIYEGTRRMLDVCTADAQPVQIREALDKSPVGDAKAKLLRAHAALQLAKSEAARAETLQQKKINSERDYQAAQSALAAAEADFVAIREEVGFNVDQARLSAERGVEITRTALESAERRLHILGLNQDQIAKIGSEPHESLSRFELRSPASGRVVDRAVSVGESVEADNVLFVVVDTSEMWLMADVYERDLRQLRVGLPVQFIVDSMSGANFEGKVAWISSQVSDRTRTVRLRASLPNPEGLLRAKMFGQARIVLHDNEHVVGVPVDAVQTDGCCQLVFVEESETVFQPRKVVLGARANGFVEILNGLKEGEAIASIGSFLMKTEILKGSIGAGCCEVEPGR; encoded by the coding sequence ATGCAAGAAAGACGTTGGATGTCGATAGTGATCGCTTGCGCGATCGTTGCGTGCTTCTCATCGGTCGGCTGCGAAAAAAAAGCGGACAGCGGATCTGGCGGACCCACAAGCTCATCAGGCGACGACGGCTCTGGTACGTCCAATGGCCCTGCTGCCAGCGCCCTAGCCCCCACCCTTGACAAGGGCTGGTGTAGCGGGCATGGCGTGCCGGAATCCGTCTGTACTCGGTGCAACGCATCGCTCATTCCGCAATTCAAGGACGCCAGCGATTGGTGCGCGGAACACAATCTTCCTGAGTCGCAGTGCACAATCTGCCGCCCGGAGATCAAGGCGGAATGGGCCAAGCTCGATCCTGCGAACGCGGCCAAGGAGAAAGCCGGAGCCGCCTCCGTGTCCGAGAGCGGGACGAGTTCCCTCGGTCCTGCTTCCAGCCCGATCGAGCCGACGCTCGATAAGGGCTGGTGCGGCGGACACGGTGTACCGGAGTCGGTCTGCACGCGGTGCAATTCGTCATTGATTGCCGCGTTTAAGGAGGCGAGTGACTGGTGCGAGGAGCACGGACTACCTGAGTCGCAGTGTGTGTCCTGTCACCCGGAAGTCGAGGCGGAATGGCACAAGCTCAATCCCGCAGCCTCTAACCAGGATCAACACGGCGATTCGAGAAGCATGGGCAACACGCCTGACGATGACGAATCGCGCTTCGCTGGAAAGTGGTGCTCGGAGCACGGGGTTCCCGAGTCCGTTTGCACCCGATGCAATTCGGCCCTGATCGCCGGTTTCAAGGGCGCCAACGACTGGTGCGGTGAACATGGGCTGCCGGAGACTCAATGCACGATCTGCAATCCGCAGGTGCGCGAGAAATGGGCGGCCATGCGGCCGGCGGCGACCAACGTGATTGACGACAAACTTAAGGGAATCCTGTTGGAGCGCTCGCCTCGAATCCTGACAGGCGCGAGCGATCCCTTGTGCCAGGTCGATACGCTTCGCGTGACCTTTCTTGATCCCAGTATCGTCCGGAAGGCGGGAATCACGGTTGAAAGAGTTGGACGGCGAACGATGTCTGCGACGATTGATGTCCCTGCTGAGATCGAGTTCGACGCGACTCGTATGACTCGCGTGACGCCGTTGGTGTCCGGAGTGATCCGGGAAGTTCCCGTAGAACTTGGTAGCAACGTGAACGTCGGTGATCGACTGGTCGTCATCGACAGCCCCAGCCTCGGAGAGGCCAAGAGCGAGTACATCGAACGCGCCCAGAATCTCAAGCTGGCAAAGGCGGACCTCGAACGCGTCGGCACGATTTATGAAGGGACGCGGCGAATGCTCGATGTATGCACGGCGGACGCGCAGCCCGTCCAGATTCGCGAGGCACTCGATAAATCGCCGGTGGGCGACGCGAAGGCGAAGCTGCTGCGGGCTCATGCTGCGCTGCAATTGGCGAAGTCGGAAGCCGCACGAGCGGAGACGCTTCAGCAAAAGAAGATCAACAGCGAGCGGGATTATCAGGCCGCCCAAAGCGCGCTTGCGGCTGCCGAAGCTGATTTTGTCGCCATACGTGAGGAGGTCGGCTTTAACGTCGATCAGGCGCGGCTGTCTGCGGAACGCGGGGTTGAAATAACCCGGACTGCTTTGGAGTCCGCCGAGCGCCGGCTGCACATCCTGGGTTTGAATCAGGATCAGATCGCCAAGATTGGAAGCGAGCCGCACGAATCGCTTTCTCGCTTCGAGCTGAGAAGTCCCGCTTCCGGGCGCGTCGTCGATCGCGCCGTGTCCGTCGGCGAGTCGGTAGAAGCAGATAACGTGCTCTTTGTTGTGGTTGACACCTCGGAGATGTGGCTCATGGCCGATGTGTACGAGCGCGACCTGCGTCAACTGCGGGTCGGACTGCCAGTACAGTTCATCGTGGACAGCATGTCGGGCGCCAACTTTGAGGGAAAGGTCGCCTGGATCAGTAGCCAAGTGAGCGATCGCACGCGAACCGTTCGCCTTCGGGCAAGCCTGCCGAATCCTGAAGGCCTGCTCCGCGCCAAGATGTTCGGACAAGCGAGAATTGTCCTCCATGACAACGAGCATGTGGTAGGAGTTCCCGTCGATGCCGTCCAGACCGACGGATGTTGTCAGCTCGTGTTCGTCGAGGAATCTGAAACGGTCTTTCAGCCTCGCAAGGTCGTGCTAGGCGCCCGCGCCAACGGATTCGTGGAGATTCTCAACGGCCTGAAGGAGGGCGAAGCCATTGCCAGCATCGGCAGTTTCTTGATGAAGACGGAGATCCTCAAGGGCAGCATCGGCGCTGGGTGTTGCGAAGTCGAACCAGGAAGGTGA